From the Cohaesibacter sp. ES.047 genome, one window contains:
- a CDS encoding dihydrodipicolinate synthase family protein has product MTDKDNAALEHHSGVWPVMLTPFTDTLEIDWKSLEKLIDWYIDCGVHGLFANCQSSEMFFLSEEESLKLTKFVVDHANGRVPVVASGHTASSPSHQAEQLQAQAETGVDSVIMISNRLATADESGEVFLRRLQDMTAQIPEKVGVGLYECPYPYKRLLPDEAVKWCAQSGRYTFIKDTCCDPEMLKRRAKLVEGSELHIANANAQTVLESLKAGCHGYSGVMANFHPQLWVWLLENWKTEPEKAETLSQYLTSAAMLEALDYPVCAKSYQKSIGNFATDLCRTRPTGGYYANHFPTTVAQTIALGEKLAEMLGLDVK; this is encoded by the coding sequence ATGACTGATAAAGACAACGCGGCACTCGAGCATCATTCCGGCGTATGGCCCGTGATGCTGACCCCATTTACTGACACGCTGGAAATCGACTGGAAATCGCTCGAGAAGCTGATTGACTGGTATATTGATTGTGGTGTTCACGGCCTCTTCGCAAACTGTCAGTCGAGCGAAATGTTCTTCTTGTCCGAAGAGGAATCGCTCAAGCTAACCAAATTCGTGGTCGATCATGCGAATGGTCGCGTTCCTGTCGTTGCCTCCGGTCACACCGCGTCTTCTCCCTCCCATCAGGCTGAACAGCTTCAGGCGCAGGCTGAAACCGGTGTCGACAGCGTGATCATGATCAGCAACCGTCTTGCGACGGCTGATGAATCCGGTGAAGTCTTCCTGCGGCGTCTGCAGGACATGACCGCGCAGATTCCCGAAAAAGTCGGTGTTGGGCTTTATGAGTGCCCTTATCCTTACAAGCGCCTGCTTCCCGATGAAGCTGTCAAATGGTGCGCCCAATCCGGTCGCTACACCTTCATCAAGGACACTTGCTGCGATCCGGAAATGCTCAAGCGCCGGGCCAAGCTGGTCGAAGGCAGTGAGCTGCATATCGCCAACGCCAATGCCCAGACCGTGCTGGAAAGCCTGAAGGCAGGTTGTCATGGCTATAGTGGTGTGATGGCAAACTTCCATCCTCAGCTTTGGGTGTGGCTGCTTGAAAACTGGAAGACCGAGCCCGAGAAAGCAGAGACATTGTCTCAGTATCTGACGTCTGCTGCTATGCTTGAAGCTCTGGATTATCCGGTCTGTGCCAAAAGCTATCAGAAGTCGATCGGCAATTTCGCGACCGATCTTTGCCGCACCCGGCCCACCGGTGGTTACTATGCAAACCACTTCCCCACGACCGTTGCACAGACAATTGCGCTCGGTGAAAAACTTGCCGAGATGCTTGGTCTCGACGTCAAATAG
- a CDS encoding phosphoglycerate dehydrogenase: MGHKVLVTATNYSKLCGAAKALLEENDCEIIESPFGRPMTFDEIKERISGVEAVVAGVDDWNEDVFKIAPDLKVISRFGVGVDNIDVETARKYDVKVTNAAGGNSNAVAELTIGLIIGAMRHVPQLHVTTRQGAWDRFVGDEIVNRTVGLLGFGNIARLIAKKLQGFDVNVVAYDKFPNMEAANELNVAMMEADEVISSADVLCMMLPSLPETQHFMNAETFGKMKDGAYLINTARGALVDEIALADALNSGKLRAAAIDVYEQEPTSPDNPLFNIPNIVTTPHTAAETYETYHGVGLLTANAILDVFAGREPKNLL, from the coding sequence ATGGGACATAAAGTACTCGTTACCGCCACCAACTATTCAAAACTCTGCGGTGCCGCCAAGGCGCTGCTCGAAGAGAATGACTGCGAAATCATCGAAAGCCCGTTCGGTCGCCCGATGACATTCGATGAAATCAAGGAACGGATTTCCGGTGTCGAGGCGGTTGTTGCCGGTGTTGATGACTGGAATGAAGATGTCTTCAAGATCGCTCCGGATCTGAAGGTCATCTCGCGCTTTGGTGTTGGCGTCGATAATATCGATGTTGAAACCGCACGGAAATACGATGTCAAGGTTACAAACGCGGCTGGTGGCAACTCCAATGCCGTTGCGGAATTGACAATCGGGCTTATCATTGGCGCGATGAGACATGTTCCGCAGCTGCATGTGACGACAAGGCAGGGCGCATGGGATCGTTTCGTGGGTGACGAGATTGTCAATCGCACGGTCGGTCTGCTTGGTTTCGGCAATATCGCACGCCTCATCGCCAAGAAACTTCAGGGCTTTGACGTCAATGTCGTTGCTTACGACAAGTTTCCGAACATGGAAGCAGCCAATGAACTGAATGTTGCCATGATGGAAGCCGATGAGGTTATTTCATCCGCGGATGTTCTTTGCATGATGCTGCCAAGCCTGCCCGAGACACAGCATTTCATGAACGCCGAAACCTTCGGCAAGATGAAAGATGGTGCCTATCTGATCAACACCGCGCGCGGGGCCCTTGTCGACGAGATAGCACTCGCTGATGCTCTGAACAGCGGCAAGTTGCGTGCCGCAGCCATTGATGTTTATGAACAGGAGCCAACGTCTCCGGACAACCCGCTCTTTAACATTCCCAACATCGTGACAACACCGCATACGGCAGCAGAAACCTACGAAACCTACCACGGAGTGGGGCTGTTGACCGCGAACGCCATTCTTGACGTTTTTGCAGGACGCGAGCCGAAAAACCTTCTCTAG